A window of the Gemmatimonadaceae bacterium genome harbors these coding sequences:
- the ctaD gene encoding cytochrome c oxidase subunit I — translation MATSAAIPTHAQGTARASQSSEQSGLWSWLTTVDHKRIGILYLYTALFYLLVGGLEALLIRTQLARPNLSVVSAETYNQLFTMHGTTMVFLVVMPLSAAFFNYLIPLQIGARDVAFPRLNAFSYWVYALGGLFITLPIFFGVAPNGGWFGYAPLSGPTYGGGFNMDFWVLGLQILGISSLAAAFNFITTIINLRAPGMTLMRMPMFTWMSFVVQFLVILAFPVITAALFFLQFDRFFGTQFYQVSAGGDPLLWQHLFWVFGHPEVYILILPAFGLVSEVLPTHSRKPLFGYNVMAYSGIMIGFLGFGVWAHHMFAVGMGPVADSIFSVATMLIGIPTGVKIFNWIATMYGGSLRFPVSMKFAIGLIAMFTIGGISGVMHSSPPSDLQQTDTYFIVAHFHYVLYGGAMMGIFAGIYHYFPKITGRFMSEKLGNWQFWLNFVGLNLTFFPMHFSGMLGMPRRIYTYDAGQGWDLFNLMSTTGTYLLLIAGLVFAWNFFSSRKNGPVAGNDPWGAPTLEWSIPSPPPDYNFAQIPEVTSRYPMWDLKAPDRTADLAHSHADASVIAEAHAVPVHEETERRIAAELGIPMPFPTIRPFMVALGIVVLFSGLIVLHAGKFPLAMATMLGGAAFMVGSLYAWLTSPLE, via the coding sequence ATGGCAACGTCCGCCGCCATTCCGACGCACGCGCAGGGCACCGCCCGCGCGTCGCAATCGTCGGAGCAGTCCGGCCTCTGGAGCTGGCTGACCACCGTCGACCACAAGCGGATCGGCATCCTCTATCTGTACACCGCCCTGTTCTACCTGCTCGTGGGCGGGCTCGAGGCGCTGCTCATCCGCACCCAGCTGGCCCGGCCGAACCTGAGCGTCGTCTCCGCGGAGACGTACAACCAGCTGTTCACGATGCACGGCACCACGATGGTCTTCCTCGTCGTGATGCCGCTCTCGGCCGCCTTCTTCAACTACCTCATTCCGCTGCAGATCGGCGCGCGTGACGTGGCCTTCCCGCGCCTCAACGCCTTCTCGTACTGGGTGTACGCGCTGGGCGGCCTGTTCATCACGCTGCCGATCTTCTTCGGCGTCGCCCCCAACGGCGGCTGGTTCGGCTACGCGCCGCTCTCCGGCCCCACCTACGGCGGCGGCTTCAACATGGACTTCTGGGTCCTCGGCCTGCAGATCCTCGGCATCTCGTCGCTGGCCGCGGCGTTCAACTTCATCACCACGATCATCAACCTGCGCGCCCCCGGCATGACGCTGATGCGCATGCCGATGTTCACGTGGATGTCGTTCGTGGTGCAGTTCCTCGTGATCCTCGCCTTCCCGGTGATCACGGCGGCGCTGTTCTTCCTGCAGTTCGACCGCTTCTTCGGCACCCAGTTCTACCAGGTGTCGGCCGGTGGCGACCCGCTGCTCTGGCAGCACCTCTTCTGGGTCTTTGGCCACCCCGAGGTCTACATCCTCATCCTGCCGGCCTTCGGCCTCGTGTCGGAGGTGCTGCCCACGCACAGCCGCAAGCCGCTCTTCGGCTACAACGTGATGGCCTACTCCGGCATCATGATCGGCTTCCTCGGCTTCGGCGTCTGGGCGCACCATATGTTTGCCGTCGGCATGGGTCCGGTGGCCGACTCCATCTTCTCGGTGGCGACGATGCTCATCGGCATCCCGACCGGCGTGAAGATCTTCAACTGGATCGCGACGATGTACGGCGGCTCGCTCCGCTTTCCGGTGTCGATGAAGTTCGCCATCGGCCTCATCGCGATGTTCACCATTGGCGGCATCTCCGGCGTGATGCACTCGTCGCCGCCGTCGGACCTGCAGCAGACGGACACGTACTTCATCGTCGCGCACTTCCACTATGTGCTGTACGGCGGCGCGATGATGGGCATCTTCGCGGGCATCTATCACTACTTCCCGAAGATCACCGGCCGGTTCATGAGCGAGAAGCTCGGCAACTGGCAGTTCTGGCTCAACTTCGTCGGCCTGAACCTCACGTTCTTCCCGATGCACTTCAGCGGCATGCTCGGCATGCCACGGCGCATCTACACGTACGACGCCGGGCAGGGGTGGGACCTCTTCAACCTGATGTCGACGACCGGCACGTACCTGCTGCTGATCGCCGGCCTCGTCTTCGCCTGGAACTTCTTCTCCAGCCGCAAGAACGGCCCCGTCGCCGGCAACGACCCGTGGGGCGCGCCCACGCTCGAGTGGTCCATCCCGTCGCCGCCGCCGGACTACAACTTCGCGCAGATCCCCGAGGTGACGTCACGCTACCCGATGTGGGATCTCAAGGCGCCGGACCGCACCGCGGACCTCGCGCACTCGCACGCCGACGCCAGCGTCATCGCCGAGGCGCACGCCGTGCCGGTGCACGAGGAGACGGAGCGGCGCATCGCGGCGGAACTCGGCATTCCCATGCCATTCCCGACCATCAGGCCGTTCATGGTGGCGCTCGGCATCGTCGTCCTGTTCAGCGGCCTCATCGTGCTCCACGCCGGCAAGTTCCCGCTGGCGATGGCGACGATGCTGGGCGGCGCCGCGTTCATGGTGGGCTCGCTCTACGCGTGGCTCACGAGCCCCCTCGAGTAA
- a CDS encoding aspartate ammonia-lyase, with amino-acid sequence MPITKTLQRVPFFAGLGDPLLQQLSTSATPTTFFVGDRLFSEGGERAFFAVILTGSVGIEKSHGGIVTRLATLGPGEVVGEGVLLDDSPHSTSGVALEITQALLFRQADLAPLLERTPALHAALLSRTARSIAQRLHVASATLVGHGRALGYYGGGTRREHDLLGERDIAAEALYGVQTLRALENFPLTGIPLREFPTLIVALAQVKEAAALANNDLGLLDPAITDAIVRAAREVQHGRHHEHFLVDMIQGGAGTSTNMNANEVIANRALELLGRKHGEYDHCHPNNHVNMSQSTNDVYPTAVKLALHASIADLREAMRELVAAFLQKAGEFRELVKMGRTQLQDAVPMTLGQEFAAFGHTIAEDIDRLGEAQALIREINMGATAIGTRINAPAGYPEAVRVHLSTVTGLPLITAPDLVEATSDTGAFVQLSGVLKRCAVKLSKVCNDLRLLSSGPRTGLGEINLPPMQPGSSIMPGKVNPVIPEAVNQVCFDVVGGDVTVTMAAEGGQLQLNVFEPIIAFRLLHNIRTMTAAVRMLRTKCIEGITANPERLRDFVQRSVGIVTALVPVIGYEACTAVAKEALQSGRGVYELVLERGLLTREQLDEALDPAGMV; translated from the coding sequence ATGCCCATTACCAAGACCCTGCAGCGTGTTCCCTTCTTCGCCGGACTCGGCGATCCGCTGCTGCAACAACTTTCGACGTCGGCAACGCCCACCACCTTCTTCGTGGGCGACCGGCTCTTCTCCGAGGGCGGCGAGCGCGCCTTCTTCGCCGTCATTCTCACGGGCTCGGTGGGCATCGAGAAGTCGCATGGCGGCATCGTCACCCGTCTCGCGACGCTGGGCCCTGGTGAGGTCGTCGGCGAGGGGGTGCTGCTCGATGATTCACCGCACAGCACCTCGGGGGTTGCGCTCGAGATCACGCAGGCCCTTCTCTTCCGGCAGGCGGACCTCGCCCCGCTGCTCGAGCGGACGCCGGCGCTGCACGCCGCGCTGCTCTCGCGGACGGCACGATCCATCGCGCAGCGCCTGCATGTGGCCAGCGCCACGCTGGTGGGGCACGGCCGCGCCCTCGGCTACTACGGCGGCGGCACGCGCCGGGAGCACGACCTGCTTGGCGAGCGCGACATTGCCGCCGAGGCGCTGTACGGCGTCCAGACGCTGCGCGCGCTCGAGAACTTCCCGCTGACCGGAATCCCGCTGCGTGAGTTCCCGACGCTGATCGTCGCGCTCGCCCAGGTGAAGGAGGCGGCGGCGCTCGCCAACAACGACCTCGGCCTCCTCGATCCCGCCATCACCGACGCCATCGTGCGCGCCGCGCGCGAGGTGCAGCACGGACGGCATCACGAGCATTTCCTCGTGGACATGATCCAGGGGGGCGCCGGAACCTCCACCAACATGAACGCCAACGAGGTCATCGCCAACCGCGCGCTCGAGCTGCTGGGGCGCAAGCACGGCGAATACGACCACTGCCATCCCAACAATCACGTCAACATGTCGCAGAGCACCAATGACGTGTATCCGACGGCAGTGAAGCTGGCCCTGCACGCGAGCATCGCCGACCTGCGCGAGGCGATGCGCGAACTCGTCGCCGCGTTCCTGCAGAAGGCGGGGGAGTTCCGCGAACTGGTGAAGATGGGCCGCACCCAGCTCCAGGACGCCGTGCCGATGACCCTCGGCCAGGAGTTCGCCGCCTTCGGGCACACGATCGCCGAGGACATCGACCGGCTCGGCGAGGCGCAGGCGCTGATCCGCGAGATCAACATGGGCGCCACGGCCATCGGCACGCGCATCAACGCCCCCGCCGGCTATCCCGAGGCGGTGCGCGTCCACCTCAGCACCGTCACCGGATTGCCGTTGATCACCGCCCCCGACCTCGTGGAGGCCACGTCGGACACCGGCGCGTTCGTGCAGCTCTCCGGCGTCCTCAAGCGCTGCGCCGTGAAGCTGAGCAAGGTCTGCAACGACCTGCGGCTGCTCTCCAGCGGACCGCGAACCGGCTTGGGCGAGATCAACCTGCCGCCCATGCAGCCCGGCTCCAGCATCATGCCGGGCAAGGTGAATCCGGTCATTCCCGAGGCGGTCAATCAGGTCTGCTTCGACGTCGTCGGCGGCGACGTGACGGTGACGATGGCCGCCGAGGGCGGACAGCTGCAGTTGAACGTCTTCGAGCCGATCATCGCCTTCCGCCTGCTGCACAACATCCGGACGATGACCGCGGCGGTAAGAATGCTCCGGACCAAGTGCATCGAGGGCATCACCGCCAACCCCGAACGACTGCGCGACTTCGTGCAGCGCTCGGTGGGGATCGTGACGGCGCTCGTCCCGGTGATCGGCTACGAGGCGTGCACCGCGGTGGCCAAGGAAGCGCTGCAGTCCGGGCGCGGCGTCTACGAGCTGGTGCTCGAACGCGGACTCCTCACGCGCGAGCAGCTGGACGAGGCGCTGGATCCGGCGGGGATGGTGTAG
- a CDS encoding saccharopine dehydrogenase C-terminal domain-containing protein, whose protein sequence is MKMLVLGAGLQGSACAYDLLHQPDVTEVRLADKSVDHLPNFLAPYIGGKLKPMTLDVTDKAATLKAMDGVKAVMCAVPYYFNMPMTEAAIASGAHFCDLGGNTEIVFQQKTLDAKAAAAGVTVIPDCGLAPGMVNILAQLGIERCDTVSAVKIFVGGLPQKPEPPLNYQVVYSLEGVLDYYTTLSWVIRDGKRHQVKALSEREPVVFTELGELEAFHTAGGLSTIGFRYEGKIPTMEYKTLRYPGHAHIMEAIRELGLLDLGAINVKGMQVVPRDVAIACMAPRLNKPDGRDLVAMRVIVRGVKGGKPVTHTFEMVDRFDEKTHITSMERTTGFSLAITGLMQAQGRIKTAGVHTSDECMPGEAYVAELAKRGITIVQSVA, encoded by the coding sequence ATGAAGATGCTTGTGCTTGGCGCCGGGCTGCAGGGCTCCGCGTGCGCCTACGACCTGCTGCACCAGCCAGACGTCACCGAGGTGCGCCTCGCGGACAAGTCGGTGGATCACCTGCCGAACTTTCTGGCGCCCTACATCGGCGGCAAGCTGAAGCCGATGACGCTCGACGTCACGGACAAGGCCGCGACGCTCAAGGCGATGGACGGCGTGAAGGCGGTGATGTGCGCCGTCCCGTACTACTTCAACATGCCGATGACCGAGGCGGCCATCGCCTCGGGCGCGCACTTCTGCGACCTCGGTGGCAACACGGAGATCGTCTTCCAGCAGAAGACGCTGGACGCGAAGGCGGCCGCGGCCGGCGTGACGGTGATTCCCGACTGCGGCCTCGCCCCGGGGATGGTGAACATCCTGGCCCAGCTCGGCATCGAGCGCTGCGACACCGTGTCCGCCGTGAAGATCTTCGTGGGCGGCCTGCCGCAGAAACCCGAGCCGCCGCTCAACTACCAGGTGGTGTATTCGCTCGAGGGCGTGCTCGACTACTACACGACCCTGTCGTGGGTGATTCGCGACGGCAAGCGCCACCAGGTGAAGGCGCTGTCGGAGCGTGAGCCCGTGGTCTTCACCGAACTCGGCGAGCTCGAGGCGTTCCACACGGCGGGCGGACTTTCCACCATCGGCTTCCGGTACGAGGGGAAGATCCCGACGATGGAGTACAAGACGCTGCGGTATCCCGGCCACGCGCACATCATGGAGGCGATTCGCGAGCTCGGGCTGCTCGACCTCGGCGCGATCAACGTGAAGGGGATGCAGGTGGTGCCGCGCGACGTGGCGATCGCCTGCATGGCGCCGCGCCTCAACAAGCCCGACGGGCGCGACCTGGTGGCGATGCGCGTCATCGTGCGCGGCGTGAAGGGCGGCAAGCCCGTGACGCACACGTTCGAGATGGTGGACCGCTTCGACGAGAAGACCCACATCACGTCGATGGAACGCACGACCGGATTCTCGCTGGCGATCACCGGACTGATGCAGGCGCAGGGACGCATCAAGACGGCCGGCGTGCACACGTCGGACGAATGCATGCCGGGCGAGGCGTACGTGGCCGAGCTCGCGAAGCGCGGCATCACGATCGTGCAGTCCGTGGCGTAG
- the coxB gene encoding cytochrome c oxidase subunit II: MLKSHLRRFAPAAALAVALLVLAACGGEYPNSTFSKHTELNEGAVFLWDRMMLLGTIVFVVVEVLLVYTIVKFRRREGGPAPRQIHGNAALEITWTAIPALILVFIAVPTVRTIFQNQRKAPAEALQVEVIGHQWWWEFRYPQYGIVTANELYLPIGKTVNFSLQTRDVLHSFWIPQLGGKRDLIANKVNHIWFTPNASMEPTALNGACVEYCGSSHANMRFRTFTVTPAEFEQWAAHQKKEAIGSPAAIAAAAAADSAAKAAAKAPVVKTASLVPTVAPAPQPAAASDGWVFPLEKMPAYTLPSTPMPATRYDESLLAAGDPKAGRALLTNPANLGKAPCLTCHVIKGETNYANDNNAKGPNLTHVGSRHTFAAGLYRLDARTLALWIKNAPAMKPGSQMPTFGAGEYNPAIKAAVPAAAGLDDRQIADIVAYLRSLK, translated from the coding sequence ATGCTCAAGTCGCATCTGCGCCGGTTTGCACCGGCCGCCGCACTCGCTGTTGCCCTGCTGGTGCTTGCTGCCTGTGGTGGAGAGTACCCCAACTCCACGTTCAGCAAGCACACCGAGCTCAACGAGGGAGCGGTCTTCCTCTGGGACCGCATGATGCTCCTCGGGACGATCGTCTTCGTGGTCGTCGAGGTGCTCCTGGTCTACACGATCGTCAAGTTCCGCCGACGGGAGGGTGGACCGGCCCCCCGCCAGATCCACGGCAACGCGGCCCTTGAGATCACCTGGACGGCCATCCCCGCGCTCATCCTGGTCTTCATCGCCGTGCCCACGGTGCGGACGATCTTCCAGAACCAGCGCAAGGCCCCCGCGGAAGCGCTGCAGGTGGAGGTGATCGGCCACCAGTGGTGGTGGGAGTTCCGTTATCCGCAGTACGGCATCGTGACGGCCAACGAGCTGTACCTGCCGATCGGCAAGACGGTGAACTTCTCGCTGCAGACGCGCGACGTGCTGCACTCGTTCTGGATCCCGCAGCTCGGCGGCAAGCGCGACCTGATTGCCAACAAGGTGAACCACATCTGGTTCACGCCGAATGCGTCGATGGAACCGACGGCACTCAACGGCGCCTGCGTCGAGTACTGCGGGTCGAGCCACGCCAACATGCGCTTCCGCACCTTCACGGTGACCCCAGCCGAGTTCGAACAGTGGGCGGCGCACCAGAAGAAGGAAGCGATCGGCTCCCCAGCGGCGATCGCTGCGGCGGCCGCGGCCGATTCCGCCGCGAAGGCCGCCGCCAAGGCACCCGTCGTCAAGACCGCCTCGCTCGTCCCCACCGTCGCCCCGGCCCCGCAGCCCGCCGCGGCGTCGGACGGATGGGTGTTCCCGCTCGAGAAGATGCCGGCGTACACGCTTCCGTCGACGCCGATGCCGGCGACCAGGTATGACGAATCGCTCCTCGCCGCCGGCGACCCCAAGGCCGGGCGCGCACTGCTCACGAATCCCGCGAACCTGGGCAAGGCGCCGTGCCTCACCTGCCACGTCATCAAGGGTGAGACCAACTACGCCAACGACAACAACGCGAAGGGCCCCAACCTGACGCACGTCGGCTCGCGCCACACCTTCGCCGCCGGCCTCTACCGTCTCGACGCCAGGACGCTGGCGCTCTGGATCAAGAACGCGCCCGCCATGAAGCCGGGCTCGCAGATGCCGACGTTTGGCGCCGGCGAATACAACCCGGCCATCAAGGCCGCGGTCCCCGCCGCCGCCGGTCTCGACGACAGGCAGATCGCCGACATCGTCGCGTATCTGCGCTCCCTCAAATAG
- a CDS encoding cytochrome c oxidase subunit 3 — protein MATAAAAAGAHEAHEHTHYTTTGLNSRKIAMWAFIGSECMLFGSLISTYLVYKGRSVVGPFPHETWTSPTGEVFKPILNIPVTSASTFVLLMSSLFMVLALAAVENKGKPGYEGLLGSSKFWLAATAAAGATFLGFQAYEFTSFVHEGLTIKTNLFGSSFFTLTGFHGTHVAVGVLWLMTMLFIDFKRGLTPKDAINIDIMALYWHFVDVVWIAIFTLVYLIK, from the coding sequence GTGGCCACTGCAGCTGCTGCCGCCGGCGCCCACGAGGCGCACGAGCACACCCACTACACGACGACCGGGCTCAACTCCCGGAAGATCGCCATGTGGGCCTTCATCGGGTCGGAGTGCATGCTCTTCGGTTCTCTGATCTCGACCTACCTCGTCTACAAGGGCCGGTCCGTCGTCGGGCCGTTCCCGCACGAGACGTGGACCTCGCCCACCGGCGAGGTGTTCAAGCCGATCCTGAACATCCCCGTCACGTCGGCATCGACGTTCGTCCTGCTGATGTCGTCGCTCTTCATGGTGCTCGCCCTCGCCGCCGTCGAGAACAAGGGCAAGCCCGGCTATGAGGGGCTGCTCGGCTCGTCGAAGTTCTGGCTGGCGGCCACCGCGGCGGCCGGCGCCACCTTCCTCGGCTTCCAGGCGTATGAGTTCACGTCCTTCGTGCACGAAGGGCTGACCATCAAGACCAACCTGTTCGGCTCGTCCTTCTTCACGCTGACCGGCTTCCACGGCACGCACGTCGCGGTCGGCGTGCTCTGGCTGATGACGATGCTGTTCATCGACTTCAAGCGCGGACTCACGCCGAAGGACGCGATCAACATCGACATCATGGCGCTGTACTGGCACTTCGTCGACGTCGTCTGGATCGCGATCTTCACCCTCGTCTACCTCATCAAGTAG
- a CDS encoding cytochrome C oxidase subunit IV family protein produces MSNDRAHADHPHEHPTWKQYKWVALWLFVITIVEVWAYYIPAFVASKAFVPSLLIMSAVKFTIVVMFYMHLKYDHHLFRKLFTGPLIIAGITLVAFLFLFSKLSVG; encoded by the coding sequence ATGTCCAACGACCGCGCCCACGCCGACCATCCGCACGAGCATCCCACCTGGAAGCAGTACAAGTGGGTGGCGCTCTGGCTGTTCGTGATCACCATTGTCGAGGTGTGGGCCTACTACATCCCGGCGTTCGTGGCGAGCAAGGCCTTCGTGCCCTCGCTGCTCATCATGTCGGCGGTGAAGTTCACGATCGTCGTGATGTTCTACATGCACCTCAAGTACGATCATCACCTGTTCCGCAAGCTGTTCACCGGACCGCTCATCATCGCCGGCATCACGCTGGTGGCGTTCCTGTTTCTCTTCTCGAAGCTCAGCGTGGGGTGA
- a CDS encoding four helix bundle protein, whose protein sequence is MDSVVEQALAKWSQGIGPDETADPIWNLLAYRIARCLVDHAQADGVLLVAHVDPKTIGQLSRAVGSIAANVAEGYSRRSAADRSRFYGYALGSSRETTVWYRSVAWCMEPTDLALRMAFLTQERRLLVGMLKSVQRHGGPTFEPG, encoded by the coding sequence ATGGACTCCGTCGTCGAGCAGGCCCTCGCCAAGTGGTCGCAAGGAATCGGTCCGGACGAGACTGCCGATCCCATCTGGAATCTGTTGGCGTATCGCATCGCCCGGTGCCTGGTCGATCACGCACAAGCGGACGGGGTGTTGCTGGTCGCGCACGTGGATCCCAAGACGATCGGCCAGCTCTCGCGCGCGGTCGGCTCCATCGCCGCGAATGTCGCCGAGGGGTACAGTCGCCGATCTGCGGCCGACCGCTCGCGTTTCTACGGCTATGCACTCGGATCGTCGCGGGAAACGACGGTCTGGTACCGCTCAGTAGCCTGGTGCATGGAGCCGACGGACCTGGCCTTGCGGATGGCCTTCCTCACGCAGGAGAGGCGGCTGCTCGTGGGGATGCTCAAGTCGGTGCAACGCCACGGCGGTCCAACGTTCGAGCCCGGCTGA
- a CDS encoding DUF5009 domain-containing protein produces MKQGERLVSLDVFRGLTVAGMLLVNNPGTWGAIYPPLAHASWHGWTPTDLIFPFFLFIVGVTTHLSLSARRARGDSDAVLRRQILRRGALIVLIGWAMAAFPYYPLERITEIRIPGVLPRIGVVYMISALLTLNASVKQIVVMLAVLLYGYWFAMTLLPVPGGCELGALCLNDPSRTLAAWVDRALLDGHLWKSSKTWDPEGPLSTLPAIGTAMTGVLLGRWLALTERPILDRLTAMFAVGALLMMVGLMWNWAFPINKGLWTSSYVLFTSGMAAVAIATITWIIDIQGVTWWTRPLVIYGVNPLVAFAGSGLMARIIYSLWKVEFDGKQMSVQAAVYNSVFASWLEPRNASLAFAICFVLFWYAVLAVLHRRNLILKV; encoded by the coding sequence ATGAAACAGGGTGAACGTCTCGTCAGCCTCGATGTCTTTCGCGGCTTGACCGTGGCCGGCATGCTCCTCGTGAACAATCCCGGCACGTGGGGGGCCATCTATCCGCCGCTCGCGCACGCCTCGTGGCACGGCTGGACGCCGACCGACCTCATCTTTCCGTTCTTCCTCTTCATCGTCGGCGTCACGACGCACCTGTCGCTCTCGGCGCGCCGCGCGCGCGGGGACAGCGATGCGGTGCTCCGCCGCCAGATCCTGCGCCGCGGCGCGCTGATCGTCCTCATCGGCTGGGCGATGGCGGCCTTCCCGTACTATCCGCTGGAGCGCATCACCGAGATCCGCATCCCGGGCGTCCTCCCCCGCATCGGGGTCGTGTACATGATCTCGGCGCTCCTGACGCTCAATGCCTCGGTGAAGCAGATCGTCGTGATGCTCGCCGTACTGTTGTACGGGTACTGGTTCGCCATGACCCTGCTCCCGGTTCCCGGTGGCTGCGAACTGGGCGCGCTCTGCCTCAACGATCCGTCGCGCACGCTGGCCGCCTGGGTCGACCGGGCCCTGCTCGACGGGCACCTCTGGAAGTCGTCCAAGACCTGGGACCCGGAGGGACCGCTCTCCACGCTTCCGGCCATCGGGACGGCCATGACCGGTGTGCTGCTCGGCCGCTGGCTCGCCCTCACGGAGCGCCCGATTCTCGACCGGCTGACCGCGATGTTCGCCGTGGGCGCCCTGCTGATGATGGTCGGCCTGATGTGGAACTGGGCGTTCCCCATCAACAAGGGCCTCTGGACGAGTTCCTACGTCCTGTTCACGTCCGGCATGGCGGCCGTCGCGATCGCCACCATCACCTGGATCATCGATATCCAGGGTGTTACGTGGTGGACCCGTCCGCTCGTCATATATGGTGTCAACCCGCTCGTGGCATTCGCGGGGTCGGGGTTGATGGCCCGCATCATCTACTCGCTGTGGAAGGTCGAGTTCGACGGCAAGCAAATGTCCGTGCAGGCCGCGGTGTATAACTCGGTGTTCGCCTCGTGGCTCGAGCCCCGAAACGCATCCTTGGCTTTTGCGATCTGCTTCGTCTTGTTCTGGTACGCTGTACTTGCGGTGTTGCACCGTCGTAATTTGATCCTGAAGGTCTGA
- the dacB gene encoding D-alanyl-D-alanine carboxypeptidase/D-alanyl-D-alanine-endopeptidase, producing the protein MPSLLRHRGIFQWCAAAVVLAVAIPQLPAQANPAVASVRAATGKTGGTNKRRTASKHRRVAGRTPAKVRTAAKKRVSAPAPITFTAPRGGSQLVIDLDNILDRASRSGAWGVAVLSLDNGDTLFTRNADRQLLPASTMKLFTAAVALERFGANYRFVTEVLREGALGGDGTVRGNLVLRGAGDPSFSRRFSDGASGETPMAAMARLVAEAGVRRVSGDVIGDASAFEDRGVPEGWRSRYLGASYAARVSALSYSENLLKVTVKPAGKSAAITFEPALSGITIVNAVRVVAGRGARIGIVQRENGIEVRGSVGGGGKGRSVQVVAEHPALITTAAFRAALEAQGISVGGPVRLGRAGSGVPRVTALPSAPLGELITTMNGESNNHFAELLFRNAARSVGVVGSAENSNILLRRFLWEKAQVPPTDVYAADGSGLSTADRVTPRSMVQLLGYAARAPWRDVLEQSLPVAGRTETLRRRMKYTPAMGNLHAKTGTTNDVASLGGYVTSRDGERLAFSFIYNGRDRWRAKAAMDAMGATLANYQR; encoded by the coding sequence ATGCCCTCCCTGCTCCGCCACCGTGGGATCTTCCAGTGGTGTGCCGCCGCCGTTGTGCTGGCGGTCGCCATTCCGCAGCTCCCGGCCCAGGCCAATCCGGCCGTGGCGTCGGTGCGCGCCGCGACGGGGAAGACCGGGGGGACGAACAAGCGCCGGACCGCGTCGAAGCACCGTCGCGTCGCGGGTCGCACGCCGGCCAAGGTCCGCACCGCGGCCAAGAAGCGCGTGTCCGCGCCGGCGCCGATCACCTTCACCGCCCCGCGCGGTGGTTCGCAGCTCGTCATCGACCTCGACAACATCCTGGACCGTGCGTCGCGCAGCGGCGCCTGGGGCGTGGCCGTCCTTTCGCTCGACAACGGCGACACGCTCTTCACGCGCAACGCCGACCGGCAGCTGCTGCCGGCCAGCACGATGAAGCTCTTCACCGCCGCGGTCGCGCTCGAGCGCTTCGGCGCCAACTATCGGTTCGTCACCGAGGTCCTCCGCGAAGGCGCGCTCGGCGGCGATGGCACGGTGCGCGGCAACCTGGTGCTGCGCGGCGCGGGCGACCCGTCGTTCAGCCGGCGCTTCTCGGACGGCGCCTCCGGCGAGACGCCGATGGCCGCCATGGCGCGGCTCGTCGCCGAAGCCGGCGTGCGCCGTGTTTCGGGCGATGTCATCGGGGATGCCTCCGCGTTCGAGGATCGCGGCGTGCCGGAAGGGTGGCGGTCACGCTACCTTGGCGCCTCGTATGCCGCCCGCGTCTCGGCGCTCTCCTACAGCGAGAACCTGCTGAAGGTGACGGTGAAGCCGGCCGGCAAGAGCGCCGCCATCACGTTCGAGCCGGCATTGTCGGGCATCACCATCGTCAACGCGGTGCGCGTCGTCGCGGGGCGCGGCGCGCGCATCGGCATCGTGCAGCGCGAGAATGGCATCGAAGTGCGCGGGTCGGTGGGCGGCGGCGGCAAGGGCCGGAGCGTGCAGGTCGTCGCGGAGCATCCGGCCCTCATCACGACGGCTGCGTTCCGCGCCGCGCTCGAGGCGCAGGGCATCAGCGTGGGCGGCCCGGTCCGGCTCGGCCGCGCCGGCAGCGGCGTGCCGCGCGTCACGGCGCTTCCCTCCGCGCCGCTCGGCGAACTCATCACGACGATGAACGGCGAGTCCAACAATCACTTTGCCGAGCTCCTGTTCCGCAACGCCGCACGCAGCGTCGGCGTGGTGGGTTCGGCGGAGAATTCCAACATCCTGCTGCGCCGGTTCCTGTGGGAGAAGGCGCAGGTGCCGCCCACCGACGTGTACGCGGCGGACGGCAGCGGCCTGTCCACGGCCGATCGCGTCACGCCGCGGTCGATGGTGCAGCTGCTGGGCTACGCCGCCCGCGCGCCATGGCGCGATGTGCTGGAGCAGTCGCTGCCCGTCGCCGGCCGCACCGAGACCCTGCGGCGCCGCATGAAGTACACGCCGGCGATGGGCAACCTTCATGCGAAGACCGGCACCACCAACGACGTCGCCTCCCTCGGTGGCTACGTCACCTCGCGCGACGGCGAGCGCCTCGCTTTTTCGTTCATCTACAACGGCCGCGATCGCTGGCGCGCGAAGGCAGCGATGGATGCGATGGGAGCGACGCTGGCGAATTACCAACGATAG